In bacterium, the genomic window GATCTCGTCGTCGTGGTAGTCGAAGACCGAGCTGCCGTCGTCCACGTTCCCCTTGCGACCCACCTTCTTCGTCACGTGCAGCATCGAGTCGGCCAGGCTGGTCTTGCCCACGCCGTGCGGGCCCACCAGGGCCACGTTGCGGATCTTCTCCATGGGATAGGTCTTCAAGCTCGTCCTCCCGGGTCGAAGGGGGTTAGGGGGCCGAAAATTGGCGAAACGCAATGGTAATAGCCTGACAAACGGCTGTCAACAGGACCACCCCGGGGAAAGTTCTGGACACCAAAAGGCGTGTACATTACCGTTATTCGGGTCTCGGCTGCGGTCTAACCGCCCGTCCCGGTACACATTTGCCCCACGCCATAACCTGCCGTTCAGGCCCGCCGACCCCATGACGGGTTGTTGGGCCTGATATGAGGTGACTCGATGAAGTTCAATCCGATTCCGTCGCTGTTCCTGCTGGTTTGCCTGGCCGCCGTTCCGGCCCTGGCCCAGGACGCGCCGCCGCCCGCCGCGGACGCGGCCGCCGACTCGATGTCCGCCACGGCGAACGTCCCGGAGGTCGAGGAGCTCGAGTGGGGCGACTACACCGTGAAGGCCTACACGCTCACCGTCTGGGGCGGCGGGTTCAGCGGGGCCACCTATCTGGACAACGCGCCTCTCGGCGAGCGCACGGTCCTGACCGACGGCGCCGGCGACATCCTCGGCTACGACGGCGAGGTGCTCGAGGAGTCCACCCCCCGCTACGCCGACTTCTACGACGCCGCCCGCAAGGAGATCAAGTCGGGCGACTCGTTCGGTGCCCGCATCGGCATCTACATCGCCGACGACTTCCACCTCGACCTGATGGGCAGCTACGCCACCGGCGAGGCCGTCACCTCCATGCTCTACACCGAAGACCCGGTCAACGCCCCCAACCGCAGCGAGCGGGTGGTGGTCGACGTCGATCCCGGCTTCAAGGTCTACCGGGGCGGTCTGGCCCTCATGTACAACGCCCACCCGGCGGAATTCTTCGGCATCGTGCCGCGGCTGGGCTTCGGTCTCGGCGGCATCATCAACCGCTACAGCGAGCTCGCGGACAAGACCGCCCTCTACCTCGAGGGCAACTTCGGCCTCAACTACGAGATCTTCAAGGATGTCGAGATCGGCGCCCAGGTCGACCTGACCTCGTTCGCCTTCGAGGTCGACGAGCTCGGCTACTCGAACATGGTCAACTACACCACCTACAGCGTCGGGCTGAGCTGGTTCATCGACCGGGTGCCCGAGCAGGTGCGCGCCGCCCACATCGCCGAACGGGACTAGACACCGCCGGCGGGCACGCCGGCACCGGATCGCGCCCGCACGCGGGCATGAAGAAACCGCCGGGGCGAACCCCGGCGGTTTTCCGTAGCCTCCCCTTCCAGGGCGACCACTTTCGTCAAGAAGCAGACGAATCTACTTCTTCTTGGCGGCCGTCTTCTTGGTCGCCTTCTTCTTGGTGGCCTTCTTCTTGGTCGCCTTCTTCTTGGCGGCCTTCTTGGTCACCTTCTTCTTGGCGGCCTTCTTGGTCGCCTTCTTCTTGGTGGCCTTCTTGGTCACCTTCTTCTTGGCGGCCTTCTTGGTCACCTTCTTCTTGGCGGCCTTCTTGGCGACCTTCTTCTTGGTCGCCTTCTTCTTGGCAGCCTTCTTCTTGGTCGTCTTCTTGGTAGCGCCAGCCGCCACCACGACTTCTCTCTCCTCCATTACCGGACCTCACTTCGTTGAGAGTTCCTGCGTCCACCCGACCCCGCACCCATGGGATCGAGCAAGACCTCCTGTCTAGGATGTTGCAAAACTCCTTCTGGCGTCAGGCTGCCGTCGGAAGTTGAGACATTATTTCGGTCGCTGAAAAAATGTGTCAACAAAAAAGAAACCGCCGGGAGGCGGTTTCTTCTTTTTTTTTGATGGTGCCCGGGGCGGGATTCGAACCCGCACGACTTGTGGTCACTACCCCCTCAAGATAGCGTGTCTACCAATTCCACCACCCGGGCGCACGTCGTGTGCGGCTAGTTGCCACCGCCTCCGCTGCTGCCGGCGTCATCGGTCTGGCCGGCCGGAGCGTCGCTCGGAACCTCGAGCGGGTTCTCGGTCACCGGCACGTTCAGCTCGCCCTTCTCCGCCGCCTCGCCGACCACGCTGCGCGAGCCCGCGACCGTGCCGGTGCTGTCGGTCATGAAGAGGATGAAGCTCGTGACGAAGAAACCCACCGCACAGTAGATGGTCAGCTTGTGGAGCAGGGTCGTCATGCCGCGCGAGCCGAGGAGCTGCTGGGGCGCGCCGCCGGCGCCGCCGAAGGCGCCCGCGAGCCCGCCGCCCTTGCTGGACTGCAGCAGGACCACGGTCGTCAGGACCAGGCAGATCAGAACGTGAACGATCACCAGCAGAGTGTGCAGCATGCCCATTCGCTCCCAAGGCCGTCGAAGTCATACGAAGGCCGGGCCCGGAATGTTCGGCCCGGCAAGGGAGGGGTAAATTAACACCCACCCCGGGCCGTGTCAAACCCGCGTGTTCAAGTGGAGGCCCGGGACGGCCTCAGGCGTCGCTAAGCGCCGTCACCCCAGGGAGTTCGCGTCCGGCCATGAACTCCAGCGAGGCGCCCCCGCCGGTGCTGATGTGGCTCACCTGATCGGCCAGCCCCATCTGCGTCACCGCCGCCACGCTGTCCCCGCCGCCGACCACGCTCACGGCCCCGCGGCCGGTGGCCCCGACGATCGCCTCGCCCACGGCCCGGGTGCCCCCGGCGAACGAGGGCAGTTCGAACACGCCCATGGGTCCGTTCCAGAAGATCGACCGCGCCCCGCCCAGGGCGGCCGCGTAGCGGGCGACGGTCTTCGGGCCGATGTCCAGCCCCATCCAGCCGTCGGGGATGTCGGTCACGAGGCACGTCCGCTGGGCCGCCTTGTCGCTGAAGGCGTCGGCCACGATGCAGTCCTCGGGCAGGACCAGCTTGGTCTCGCTCTCGCGGGCCCGGCGCACGATGTCGTGGGCGACCTCGAGGCTGGGTTCGTCGAGCAGGCTCGTGCCGATGCCCAGACCCGCCGCCTTGAAGAAGGTGAAGATCATGCCGCCGCCGAGGAGCAGGTTGTCGACCTTGCCCAGCAGGTTGAGGATCACGTCGACCTTGGAGTCCACCTTCGCGCCCCCGAGGACGGCGGCGAAGGGACGCTCCGGGGCGGCGATCAGCCGACCCAGGAATTCGAGCTCCTTCTGCATGAGAAAACCCGCCCGGCGGGTGGCGAAATGTTCCGTGACGCCGGCGGTCGAGGCGTGGGCCCGATGCGCCGTGCCGAAGGCGTCGTTCACGTAGGTGTCGCCGAAGGCCGCGAGCGCCCGCGAGAACTCCGCGTCGTTGGCGGTCTCCCCCGGGTTGAAGCGGAGGTTCTCGAGCAGCAGGATCTCCCCCGGCTTCAGCTCGGCCACCCGCGCGCGGGCGTCCTCGCCGACGGTGTCGCTGGCGAAGCGCACCGGCACGTCGACCAGGCCGGCGAGGTGGTCGGCGACCGGGCGCAGCGACGCCGCCGGATCGACCTGGCCCTTCGGCCGGCCGAGATGGCTCATCAGGATCAGCGAACCGCCCCCGTCGACGATGTGCCGGATCGACGGCAGCGCCGCCCGGA contains:
- the secG gene encoding preprotein translocase subunit SecG, whose product is MLHTLLVIVHVLICLVLTTVVLLQSSKGGGLAGAFGGAGGAPQQLLGSRGMTTLLHKLTIYCAVGFFVTSFILFMTDSTGTVAGSRSVVGEAAEKGELNVPVTENPLEVPSDAPAGQTDDAGSSGGGGN
- a CDS encoding phosphoglycerate kinase; amino-acid sequence: MVQKQGLQGYDPRGQRVLMRVDFNVPLDAERNITDDTRIRAALPSIRHIVDGGGSLILMSHLGRPKGQVDPAASLRPVADHLAGLVDVPVRFASDTVGEDARARVAELKPGEILLLENLRFNPGETANDAEFSRALAAFGDTYVNDAFGTAHRAHASTAGVTEHFATRRAGFLMQKELEFLGRLIAAPERPFAAVLGGAKVDSKVDVILNLLGKVDNLLLGGGMIFTFFKAAGLGIGTSLLDEPSLEVAHDIVRRARESETKLVLPEDCIVADAFSDKAAQRTCLVTDIPDGWMGLDIGPKTVARYAAALGGARSIFWNGPMGVFELPSFAGGTRAVGEAIVGATGRGAVSVVGGGDSVAAVTQMGLADQVSHISTGGGASLEFMAGRELPGVTALSDA